One genomic window of Halovivax cerinus includes the following:
- a CDS encoding DUF418 domain-containing protein: MSTDTSTAESTEGATSAGGDASGPTPPSERIVGLDALRGFALLGILMVNIWVFAMPEAVLGNPTAYGDFSGANWWAWFVSDVFFRQKFLALFTFLFGASVVLFTRPDERGGRPTLELHYWRTGWLLVFGLAHAYLLWYGDILVAYAVCGFFVVLLRDLPAKTLATVGLVVLAIPSITEVLAGLTMDPGATSTAWRPVESALQAEIDAYRGGWLEQMDHRLPTAIRRQTIGFLGYSVYRVSGSMLLGMALFKWGFLTNDRSVRTYRRLIVGGGIAGLAVILAGIAFIESADWTYRAGILWRQFNYWGSFALAGAYIGLVMLWSRWRPAGTVTRSLAAVGRTAFSNYILQTVLATSIFYGHGLGLFGRLSRVELLGVVLCIWAIQVPLSVLWLRYFRFGPLEWLWRTLTYREVQPLRVTRTSE, encoded by the coding sequence ATGAGTACGGATACGTCGACCGCCGAGAGCACTGAGGGGGCGACGAGCGCCGGAGGCGACGCGAGCGGCCCCACGCCGCCCTCGGAGCGGATCGTCGGCCTCGACGCGCTGCGCGGGTTCGCCCTGCTCGGCATCCTGATGGTCAACATCTGGGTGTTCGCGATGCCGGAGGCGGTGCTGGGGAATCCGACCGCCTACGGCGACTTCTCGGGGGCGAACTGGTGGGCCTGGTTCGTCTCGGACGTCTTCTTCCGCCAGAAGTTCCTCGCGCTCTTTACTTTCCTCTTCGGCGCGAGCGTCGTGTTGTTCACCCGCCCGGACGAGCGTGGCGGGCGGCCGACGCTCGAACTCCACTACTGGCGAACGGGTTGGCTCCTCGTCTTCGGCCTGGCACACGCCTACCTGCTGTGGTACGGCGACATCCTCGTCGCCTACGCCGTCTGTGGCTTCTTCGTCGTCCTGCTGCGGGATCTGCCGGCGAAGACGCTGGCGACGGTCGGCCTCGTCGTGCTCGCGATCCCCTCGATCACGGAGGTGCTGGCCGGGCTGACGATGGACCCGGGCGCGACGTCCACAGCGTGGCGACCGGTCGAATCGGCACTCCAGGCCGAGATAGACGCCTACCGGGGTGGCTGGCTCGAACAGATGGACCATCGCCTCCCGACGGCGATCCGCCGCCAGACGATCGGCTTTCTGGGCTACTCCGTCTACCGCGTGAGCGGTTCGATGCTGCTCGGCATGGCACTGTTCAAGTGGGGCTTCCTGACGAACGACCGTTCCGTCCGGACGTATCGCCGGCTGATCGTCGGCGGCGGGATCGCCGGTCTCGCCGTGATCCTCGCCGGTATCGCGTTCATCGAATCGGCCGACTGGACCTACCGCGCCGGCATCCTCTGGCGCCAGTTCAACTACTGGGGCAGCTTCGCCCTCGCGGGGGCGTACATCGGTCTCGTGATGCTGTGGAGCCGCTGGCGACCGGCGGGCACCGTGACGCGATCGCTCGCCGCCGTCGGACGGACGGCCTTCAGCAACTACATCCTCCAGACGGTTCTCGCGACGTCGATCTTCTACGGTCACGGCCTCGGCCTGTTCGGCCGGCTGTCGCGAGTCGAACTTCTGGGGGTCGTCCTCTGTATCTGGGCGATTCAGGTGCCGCTGTCGGTGCTCTGGCTCCGGTACTTCCGATTCGGGCCGCTGGAGTGGCTCTGGCGGACGCTGACCTACCGCGAGGTGCAGCCGCTGCGGGTGACCCGGACGAGCGAGTGA
- a CDS encoding fumarylacetoacetate hydrolase family protein — MRYYRSAWGASGPQLLAVDGDTAYDLTAAKPSLDGFTDLARASDLTGTPVDDIARRLRDEAPIVDRELIDDGAPAAEPTEAAAADGNALVPVEAAEVWAAGVTYAISEQAREEESDMPQLYLDVYDAERPELFFKSTARRTVGPGEPIGIRGDSDWNVPEPELAVVLHRGEIVGYTIGNDVSSRDIEGENPLYLPQAKVYDRSCAIGPCVASTERIEDPHDLDLSMTIRRGGETVYDESTSTSELVRTCEELVSHLQTHNTLPETTVLLTGTSLVPDDEFTLQEGDVVSISIEGIGTLENPVCTV; from the coding sequence ATGCGATACTACCGGAGCGCGTGGGGGGCGAGCGGGCCTCAGCTGCTCGCCGTCGACGGCGACACGGCGTACGACCTGACGGCGGCGAAGCCCTCACTGGACGGGTTCACCGACCTCGCCCGCGCGAGTGACCTGACGGGGACGCCGGTCGACGACATCGCTCGCCGACTCCGCGACGAGGCGCCGATCGTCGACCGGGAGCTGATCGATGACGGGGCGCCAGCCGCGGAGCCGACCGAAGCCGCCGCGGCGGACGGGAACGCGCTGGTTCCCGTCGAGGCGGCGGAGGTGTGGGCCGCCGGCGTCACCTACGCGATCAGCGAACAGGCCCGGGAAGAAGAGAGCGACATGCCCCAGCTGTACCTCGACGTCTACGACGCCGAGCGGCCCGAACTCTTCTTCAAGTCGACCGCCCGCCGGACCGTCGGCCCCGGCGAGCCGATCGGTATCCGAGGAGATTCCGACTGGAACGTGCCGGAGCCGGAGCTCGCGGTCGTGCTTCACCGCGGCGAGATCGTCGGCTACACCATCGGCAACGATGTCAGTAGTCGGGACATCGAGGGCGAGAACCCGCTCTACTTGCCCCAGGCCAAAGTGTACGACCGCTCCTGTGCGATTGGCCCGTGCGTCGCCTCCACCGAGCGGATCGAGGACCCACACGACCTCGACCTCTCGATGACGATTCGCCGCGGTGGCGAGACCGTCTACGACGAGTCGACCTCGACGAGCGAACTCGTCCGGACCTGCGAGGAACTCGTCTCGCACCTCCAAACTCACAACACCCTGCCGGAGACGACCGTCCTGCTGACCGGCACCTCGCTAGTTCCCGACGACGAGTTCACCTTGCAGGAGGGAGACGTCGTCTCGATTTCGATCGAGGGGATCGGGACGCTCGAGAACCCCGTGTGTACGGTGTGA
- a CDS encoding aldehyde dehydrogenase family protein has protein sequence MPTTVQNYVDGEWVDSETGETFETTNPAAPNEVVGRFQRSSAADADRAVEAAAAATDEWANTPGPKRGRILERTARGLRERREELTEMLVREEGKAEPEAGGEVQRAIDIFGYFAGKARDVGGTVSGSSAPDRRLYTVEEPVGVAALITPWNYPIAIPAWKIAPALAAGATAVFKPATLAPAVSAAIVEELDEAGLPDGALNYVTGPGSVVGDAFATHPDVDAVSFTGSTMVGESLREAAAPDGKRIQLEMGGKNPVVVSEHADLERAVDVVAGGAFGVTGQACTATSRAIVHESLYDEFVDRLVERAESIEVGPGLEGYRMGPQVSESERDGTLDYVDAGQREGATLETGGGVPEGDRFADGHFVEPTVFSDVDPEMRIAQEEIFGPVVAAIPTTGFDDALEIANDVRYGLSAGIVTDDLTEANRFVDEIEAGVVKVNEGTTGVELHVPFGGMKASSSETFREQGEAGLDFFTISKTAYVNY, from the coding sequence ATGCCAACCACCGTCCAGAACTACGTCGACGGCGAGTGGGTCGACTCGGAAACCGGCGAGACGTTCGAGACCACGAATCCCGCGGCGCCGAACGAGGTCGTCGGGCGATTCCAGCGCTCGAGCGCGGCCGACGCGGATCGAGCGGTCGAGGCAGCGGCCGCCGCGACCGACGAGTGGGCGAACACGCCGGGGCCCAAGCGCGGCCGGATCCTCGAACGGACCGCGCGAGGGCTCCGCGAGCGGCGCGAGGAACTGACCGAGATGCTCGTTCGCGAGGAGGGCAAGGCCGAGCCGGAGGCCGGGGGGGAGGTCCAGCGGGCTATCGACATCTTCGGCTACTTCGCCGGGAAGGCCCGCGACGTAGGCGGCACCGTCAGCGGGTCGAGCGCGCCCGATCGCCGGCTCTACACGGTCGAGGAGCCGGTCGGCGTCGCGGCGCTGATCACGCCGTGGAACTACCCGATCGCGATCCCGGCCTGGAAGATCGCGCCGGCGCTGGCCGCGGGCGCGACCGCCGTCTTCAAGCCCGCGACGCTCGCGCCGGCCGTCTCCGCCGCCATCGTCGAGGAACTGGACGAGGCTGGCCTCCCCGACGGTGCGCTCAACTACGTCACGGGCCCCGGGAGCGTCGTGGGCGACGCGTTCGCCACGCACCCGGACGTCGACGCCGTCTCGTTCACCGGGAGCACGATGGTCGGCGAGAGCCTCCGCGAGGCGGCGGCGCCCGACGGCAAGCGGATCCAGCTCGAGATGGGCGGGAAGAACCCGGTCGTCGTGAGCGAGCACGCCGACCTCGAACGGGCCGTCGACGTCGTCGCGGGCGGCGCCTTCGGCGTCACCGGACAGGCCTGTACGGCCACGTCGCGGGCGATCGTCCACGAATCCCTCTACGACGAGTTCGTCGACCGGCTGGTCGAGCGGGCCGAATCGATCGAGGTCGGTCCCGGGCTGGAGGGCTACCGCATGGGCCCACAGGTCAGCGAGTCCGAACGCGACGGGACCCTCGACTACGTCGACGCCGGCCAGCGCGAGGGCGCGACCCTCGAAACCGGCGGCGGGGTGCCAGAGGGCGATCGATTCGCGGACGGCCACTTCGTCGAGCCGACCGTCTTCTCGGACGTCGATCCCGAGATGCGGATCGCCCAGGAGGAGATCTTCGGACCGGTAGTCGCCGCCATCCCGACGACGGGCTTCGACGACGCACTGGAGATCGCCAACGACGTCCGGTACGGTCTCTCTGCCGGGATCGTCACCGACGACCTCACGGAGGCCAATCGCTTCGTCGACGAGATCGAGGCCGGCGTCGTGAAGGTCAACGAGGGGACGACCGGCGTGGAACTCCACGTCCCCTTCGGCGGCATGAAAGCCTCTTCGAGCGAGACGTTCCGCGAACAGGGCGAGGCGGGACTGGACTTCTTCACCATCAGCAAGACCGCCTACGTGAACTACTAG
- the arsN2 gene encoding arsenic resistance N-acetyltransferase ArsN2 has translation MSGVDVTLRRADASSISRVETLLSETDLPTADVRSTPERFVLAFDGDERVGVGGLEPYGADALLRSLVVEESRRGSGYGAAICDALEDRARADGVETLYLLTTTAEGFFADRGYETVDRDSVPEVIRETPEFADLCPAAAVCMRRSP, from the coding sequence ATGAGCGGCGTCGACGTCACGCTCCGGCGCGCGGACGCGTCTTCGATCTCGCGGGTCGAGACGCTCCTCTCCGAGACCGACCTCCCGACGGCCGACGTGCGTTCGACTCCCGAGCGCTTCGTCCTCGCGTTCGACGGCGACGAACGGGTCGGCGTCGGCGGGCTGGAACCGTACGGTGCCGACGCACTCCTCCGGTCGCTCGTCGTCGAGGAATCTCGACGCGGGAGTGGGTACGGCGCGGCGATCTGTGACGCGCTGGAAGATCGCGCGCGGGCCGACGGCGTCGAGACGCTCTATCTACTCACGACGACCGCCGAGGGGTTCTTCGCGGATCGCGGCTACGAAACCGTCGACCGCGATTCGGTTCCCGAGGTGATCCGGGAGACGCCGGAGTTCGCCGACCTCTGTCCCGCGGCGGCTGTCTGCATGCGGCGGTCGCCGTAG
- a CDS encoding type II toxin-antitoxin system VapC family toxin: MTRKLLDTTFLIHHWGGHDDVATYLESQPAETTFWTTTLNLKEIAVGRHLVDQFDAAEIRRQFEWIQTVPITESVAWETAALEAPLYADETTQRDRINSLSIDALVAGAAAELDATVVTQNVDDFETLGVPVESY, encoded by the coding sequence ATGACACGTAAGCTCCTGGATACGACCTTCCTGATCCATCACTGGGGTGGTCACGACGACGTCGCGACGTACCTCGAGTCCCAGCCCGCAGAGACGACGTTCTGGACGACGACCTTGAATCTCAAAGAGATCGCCGTCGGCCGACACCTCGTCGATCAGTTCGACGCCGCGGAGATTCGACGACAGTTCGAGTGGATCCAGACCGTCCCGATCACGGAGTCGGTCGCGTGGGAGACGGCGGCGCTCGAAGCACCGCTCTACGCCGACGAAACGACCCAGCGCGATCGAATCAACTCACTTTCGATCGACGCACTCGTCGCCGGCGCAGCGGCAGAACTTGATGCGACCGTCGTGACACAGAACGTCGACGATTTCGAGACGCTGGGCGTTCCCGTCGAATCGTACTGA
- a CDS encoding CBS domain-containing protein, whose protein sequence is MPRTLYDCTAAELATHSVKHLDHDMHPSDVATWLEENGYDAAPVYADDGPIGFVHKDDITTDDESDTLDGSLTPLTIDYMISGDTSFADVLSALIEKPIYFLGGHNHVTGILTRADLNTAPARIYLFDRITYLEEHLRERIRERILDTKPDWKTTPVTADELDDIEDRYEDAQAANVALDELHYAQFSTLETIATNVEACWQACGFTTKGGAASRLHEVTDLRNDVAHATLLVENTDSNEFLSSGRTTEDLHNTLETVHDVLSNLQDAGYDPGASKAGDADDRTDAESSVP, encoded by the coding sequence ATGCCCCGTACCCTCTACGACTGCACCGCGGCGGAACTCGCAACCCACTCTGTCAAACACCTTGATCACGACATGCACCCAAGCGACGTCGCCACGTGGCTCGAGGAGAACGGGTACGACGCCGCCCCCGTCTACGCTGACGATGGCCCAATCGGGTTCGTTCACAAAGACGACATCACGACCGACGACGAGAGTGATACTCTCGACGGCTCCCTCACCCCGTTGACCATCGACTACATGATCAGCGGCGACACCTCGTTCGCGGACGTCCTTTCCGCACTCATCGAGAAACCCATCTACTTCCTCGGCGGCCACAACCACGTCACCGGCATCCTCACCCGCGCCGATCTCAACACCGCCCCAGCGCGCATCTACCTGTTCGACCGCATCACCTACCTCGAAGAACACCTCCGCGAACGCATCCGCGAACGCATCCTCGATACGAAACCAGACTGGAAAACCACGCCCGTCACCGCAGACGAACTCGACGACATCGAAGACCGATACGAAGACGCACAAGCAGCCAACGTCGCCTTAGACGAACTCCACTACGCACAGTTCTCCACGCTCGAAACCATCGCCACCAACGTCGAAGCCTGCTGGCAAGCCTGCGGCTTCACCACGAAAGGCGGTGCAGCCTCCCGACTCCACGAGGTCACCGATCTCCGCAACGACGTGGCTCACGCCACCCTCCTCGTCGAGAACACGGACAGCAACGAGTTCCTCAGCAGTGGCCGCACGACGGAGGATCTCCACAACACCCTCGAAACCGTCCACGACGTCCTCTCGAACCTCCAGGATGCGGGGTACGATCCAGGAGCATCGAAAGCCGGGGACGCAGACGATCGAACAGACGCCGAGTCATCCGTACCGTGA
- a CDS encoding enolase C-terminal domain-like protein translates to MAPEISRIELIEFGYPLANVGTDDNGFNLIYEPGSTLESETLAIRIETDADVTGEYVLVTSTAPDQVETCASYLVGKNPLERERHWSELKRGLRKYDRMGIGPLDIALWDLAGKRYDAPIHELLGTYRERLPAYASTYHADDNGGLDSPAAYADFAEACLELGYGGFKIHGWGGSDARRDIDREVETVHAVGERVGDEMDLMHDPACEYETYADALQVGRACDEQQYYWYEDPYRDGGISQHAHNKLREALETPLLLTEHVRGLEPFADFLASGATDFARADPEYDGGITGAMKRARIAEGFGLDVEVHAPGPAHRHSIAAMRNANYYEIALVHPDCPNTQPPVYEGPYSDQLDAVDADGTVPVPDGPGLGVAYDWDYIDEQAIDQTVFE, encoded by the coding sequence ATGGCCCCGGAAATCTCCCGGATCGAGCTGATCGAGTTCGGGTACCCCCTCGCCAACGTCGGTACGGACGACAACGGTTTCAACCTGATCTACGAACCGGGTTCGACGCTCGAAAGTGAAACGCTCGCGATCCGGATCGAGACCGATGCGGACGTCACCGGCGAGTACGTCCTCGTCACCTCCACCGCGCCGGACCAGGTCGAGACGTGCGCCTCGTACCTCGTCGGGAAGAACCCGCTCGAACGCGAGCGCCACTGGAGCGAACTCAAACGCGGCCTGCGCAAGTACGATCGGATGGGGATCGGGCCGCTGGATATCGCCCTGTGGGATCTGGCGGGCAAGCGCTACGACGCGCCGATCCACGAGCTGCTCGGCACCTATCGCGAGCGCCTGCCCGCCTACGCGTCGACCTACCACGCCGACGATAATGGCGGCCTCGACTCACCCGCCGCGTACGCCGACTTCGCCGAAGCGTGCCTGGAGCTTGGCTACGGCGGCTTCAAGATCCACGGCTGGGGCGGCAGCGACGCACGACGGGATATCGACCGCGAGGTCGAGACCGTCCACGCCGTCGGCGAGCGCGTGGGCGACGAGATGGACCTCATGCACGATCCGGCCTGCGAGTACGAGACCTACGCCGACGCGCTCCAGGTCGGCCGGGCCTGCGACGAACAGCAGTACTACTGGTACGAAGATCCCTACCGCGACGGCGGCATCTCACAGCACGCCCACAACAAGTTACGCGAGGCGCTCGAAACGCCACTTCTCCTGACCGAACACGTCCGCGGGCTCGAACCGTTCGCCGACTTCCTCGCGAGCGGCGCGACGGACTTCGCCCGCGCGGATCCCGAGTACGACGGCGGGATCACCGGCGCGATGAAGCGCGCCCGGATCGCCGAGGGCTTCGGCCTCGACGTCGAGGTCCACGCGCCCGGGCCCGCCCACCGCCACAGCATCGCCGCCATGCGCAACGCGAACTACTACGAGATCGCGCTGGTCCACCCCGACTGTCCCAACACGCAGCCACCGGTTTACGAGGGGCCCTACTCCGACCAGCTCGACGCCGTCGACGCCGACGGCACCGTCCCGGTCCCCGACGGCCCGGGCCTCGGCGTCGCCTACGACTGGGACTACATCGACGAGCAGGCGATCGACCAGACGGTCTTCGAGTGA
- a CDS encoding antitoxin VapB family protein → MGTKTIGVQEDVYERLRARKREDESFTDLLDRLMDESRTDWRETFGRLQDEDAAALEAAVKSVRERSSGGYAERQRDAIEAFADVGADSAEGSDDT, encoded by the coding sequence ATGGGGACGAAGACGATCGGGGTGCAGGAGGACGTCTACGAGCGCTTGCGGGCTCGAAAGCGTGAAGACGAGAGCTTCACTGACCTGCTCGACCGATTGATGGACGAATCACGGACCGACTGGCGCGAAACGTTCGGCCGCCTTCAGGACGAGGATGCAGCCGCCCTCGAAGCAGCAGTGAAATCGGTCCGAGAGCGTTCGAGCGGTGGATACGCCGAGCGACAACGGGACGCTATCGAGGCGTTCGCAGACGTTGGGGCGGATTCGGCCGAGGGATCGGATGACACGTAA
- a CDS encoding MFS transporter, translating into MDVRGTLTTEARALWADGRGPSLAVIASTWGLFVGARMILPVILSDLQSAYNLSLSVASLLVTVLWLFAAIGQLPGGLLADRFSERAVMATGAALVAVALAFVVTARTPIVLFVAVAAWGLGHSMYPIARITLLSKLYPDRLGSALGVTMATGDVGQTLFPPIAAALAAAVAWQAGLGFVAPLLLVASVALFVAVPGADEAGHDGETRDGDSTETDGTKTGDGTTAASGDWTGPDSAGTGPAGGSASDEGTVREVLAVFGALRDPSLGFMTVILFLYIFIWQSVTALYPTYLETVKGLSPATASLLFGFFFAVGVVVKPVAGAAYDRIGMRGSLVAVLTPPAIGLAVLPFVESLWLLVPTTAMISTMLGSGAVTQSFLADAFTESRKGTGLGVIRTTTATVGAAGPVVFGVLGENNLFDEGYLLLAATMAAVVVLTLWMPETPASSGEGD; encoded by the coding sequence ATGGACGTCCGAGGAACGCTGACGACGGAAGCGCGTGCGCTGTGGGCCGACGGGCGCGGCCCGTCGCTGGCGGTGATCGCGAGCACGTGGGGCCTGTTCGTCGGCGCCCGGATGATCCTCCCGGTGATCCTGTCGGACCTCCAGTCGGCCTACAATCTGAGCCTCTCGGTCGCCAGCCTCCTCGTCACGGTTCTCTGGCTGTTCGCCGCCATCGGCCAGCTGCCGGGCGGACTCCTCGCGGACCGGTTCAGCGAACGGGCCGTCATGGCGACGGGCGCGGCGCTCGTCGCCGTCGCGCTGGCGTTCGTCGTCACCGCCAGAACGCCGATCGTCCTCTTCGTCGCGGTCGCGGCCTGGGGACTCGGCCACTCGATGTACCCCATCGCCCGGATCACGCTCCTTTCGAAGCTCTACCCGGACCGACTGGGGAGCGCGCTGGGGGTGACGATGGCGACCGGCGACGTGGGGCAGACGCTCTTTCCACCCATCGCGGCCGCCCTCGCGGCCGCCGTCGCCTGGCAGGCCGGCCTGGGTTTCGTCGCACCCCTGTTACTCGTGGCGAGCGTCGCCCTCTTCGTCGCCGTCCCGGGCGCTGACGAAGCGGGCCACGATGGCGAGACGCGCGACGGCGATTCGACCGAAACGGACGGAACGAAGACCGGGGACGGGACGACTGCGGCGAGCGGCGACTGGACCGGTCCTGATAGCGCGGGAACGGGACCCGCCGGCGGCTCGGCTTCGGACGAGGGCACCGTCCGGGAGGTGCTGGCCGTGTTCGGGGCGCTTCGCGACCCCTCGCTCGGCTTTATGACCGTCATCCTCTTTCTGTACATCTTCATCTGGCAGTCGGTGACGGCACTGTACCCGACCTACCTGGAGACGGTGAAGGGGCTCTCTCCCGCGACGGCGAGCCTGCTGTTCGGCTTCTTCTTCGCGGTGGGCGTCGTCGTCAAACCCGTCGCTGGCGCGGCCTACGATCGGATCGGTATGCGCGGTTCGCTGGTGGCCGTCCTGACACCGCCGGCGATCGGGCTGGCGGTCCTGCCGTTCGTCGAGTCGCTCTGGTTGCTCGTCCCGACGACCGCGATGATCAGCACGATGCTCGGTTCCGGGGCCGTCACGCAGTCGTTCCTCGCGGACGCGTTCACGGAGTCACGCAAGGGGACCGGCCTCGGCGTGATCCGGACGACGACGGCGACCGTCGGCGCCGCCGGCCCGGTCGTCTTCGGCGTCCTCGGTGAGAACAACTTGTTCGACGAGGGGTACCTCCTCCTGGCTGCGACCATGGCCGCCGTCGTCGTCCTCACGCTGTGGATGCCGGAGACACCGGCGAGCAGCGGGGAAGGGGACTGA
- a CDS encoding TIGR03557 family F420-dependent LLM class oxidoreductase, translated as MDIGYFAAHEQYDPTTLLSHVDRAASAGFDTVWTSDHVHPWWHTDAHCGAAWPWMGAALERTDSIRIGTGVTPPIARLHPALIAQTFATMGAMYPGRVHLAIGTGEAMNEVPLGYDWPAYPERRERLIDACEIVSRLWDGGFTTYDGHYWDVDTMNLYTLPEERVPLYVAGNGPKTTRVAGRYADGFLTLRDADVYQRELEPALEAGAAEADRDPDEITRVRQLLVSYHPDYDRALKSTGFWRGPPAIGFDEDVYDPREIEAAGREIALSEMTDEFFVTDEPADIREKLATLADAGFDEVELLSSSPDQETFVEAMEAEVLGQV; from the coding sequence ATGGATATCGGGTATTTCGCCGCCCACGAGCAGTACGATCCAACAACGCTGCTCAGTCACGTCGACCGTGCGGCGTCGGCGGGCTTCGATACGGTCTGGACGAGCGATCACGTCCACCCGTGGTGGCACACGGACGCGCACTGTGGCGCCGCCTGGCCGTGGATGGGGGCAGCGCTCGAACGCACGGACTCGATCCGGATCGGGACGGGCGTCACGCCGCCAATCGCTCGGCTTCACCCGGCGCTGATCGCACAGACCTTCGCGACGATGGGGGCGATGTACCCCGGACGCGTCCACCTGGCGATCGGGACGGGCGAGGCGATGAACGAGGTGCCCCTGGGCTACGACTGGCCGGCCTATCCCGAGCGCCGCGAGCGCCTGATCGACGCCTGCGAGATCGTCTCGCGGCTCTGGGACGGCGGCTTCACCACCTACGACGGTCACTACTGGGACGTCGATACGATGAACCTCTACACGCTCCCCGAGGAACGCGTCCCGCTGTACGTCGCCGGCAACGGCCCGAAGACGACCCGCGTGGCCGGCCGGTACGCCGACGGCTTCCTGACGCTTCGCGACGCCGACGTCTACCAGCGGGAACTCGAACCCGCGCTCGAAGCGGGCGCCGCGGAAGCCGACCGCGATCCGGACGAGATCACCCGCGTCCGCCAGCTGCTCGTCTCCTATCACCCCGACTACGACCGCGCGCTGAAGAGCACCGGCTTCTGGCGCGGCCCGCCCGCGATCGGCTTCGACGAAGACGTCTACGACCCGCGCGAGATCGAGGCGGCCGGCCGCGAAATCGCCCTCTCGGAGATGACCGACGAGTTCTTCGTCACCGACGAGCCCGCCGACATCCGGGAGAAACTCGCCACCCTCGCCGACGCGGGCTTCGACGAGGTCGAACTCCTCTCGTCGAGTCCCGACCAGGAGACCTTCGTCGAGGCGATGGAGGCCGAGGTTCTCGGGCAGGTTTGA